In one Solanum dulcamara chromosome 1, daSolDulc1.2, whole genome shotgun sequence genomic region, the following are encoded:
- the LOC129895126 gene encoding protein NRT1/ PTR FAMILY 8.2-like, protein MDRRIHVDDLDDKLSYVQPSFDGFMDLIKNDKKVTKTLVSNGCVDYKGNIANKRTTGGWKASPFIIVNEVAERLAFFAVAVSMVTYLVFEMHQSLPDAATHVNDWIGAAYVLTLLGAFLADAYFGRFLTIIIFSCIYFVGMILLTLSASIDSLRPPLCTKRPCTPSTNAQTSFLYGALYLIALGTGGIKPCVSTFGADQFDESDKKESQKKYAFFNWFFFAINMGALLGITLLVYVQQEKGWTWGFAVPTIAMFASIVVLIVGFNKYRYKKPMGSAFTRFAQVIVVSTRNHFRGVVVGNESELYEMKTKESDIFGARKLPHTKQYRFLDKAAVVTDVETITNNKWKLCTVTQVEEFKSFIRILPIWASTIALSISFAQLSTFFLTQANIMDRKLGPHFTIPAGSVPVFTALNGLLLVPIYEKFVVPYLRSKTGHQRGITSLQRIGVGLFVSIFALMSAALVERMRRSNSDPTKGLSVFWLFPQFFLIGTAEVFSYVGQLEFFYDEATDGTRSISSALFLSEIGIGSWLSSALVKIIESITGGVEEGWIRNNLNKSKLDYFYWILTGINGVNFLVYLIVAWRYKGRNCERGTIRDESNLIELDVQFKKENDTGEFSSMAS, encoded by the exons ATGGATAGAAGGATTCATGTTGATGATCTAGATGACAAATTATCATATGTTCAACCATCTTTTGATGGatttatggatttgattaaGAATGACAAGAAg GTAACAAAAACTTTGGTGAGCAATGGTTGCGTGGATTATAAAGGGAATATTGCAAACAAACGAACTACTGGAGGATGGAAGGCTTCGCCATTCATCATAg TGAATGAAGTGGCGGAGAGGTTGGCATTCTTTGCAGTAGCAGTAAGTATGGTGACATATTTGGTATTTGAGATGCATCAATCACTGCCTGATGCTGCAACTCATGTCAATGATTGGATTGGAGCTGCCTATGTTTTGACACTTCTTGGAGCTTTTCTAGCTGATGCTTATTTTGGTCGATTCTTAACCATCATTATTTTCTCTTGTATCTACTTTGTG GGAATGATATTATTAACACTATCAGCATCAATAGACAGCTTAAGACCACCTCTATGCACAAAGAGGCCATGCACTCCATCAACAAATGCTCAAACATCTTTTCTCTATGGAGCACTCTATCTAATTGCACTTGGGACAGGTGGCATCAAACCATGTGTTTCAACATTTGGAGCTGACCAATTTGATGAATCAGACAAAAAAGAATCACAAAAGAAATATGCATTTTTCAATTGGTTCTTTTTTGCAATTAACATGGGTGCACTATTGGGAATAACACTTTTAGTTTATGTGCAACAAGAAAAAGGATGGACTTGGGGTTTTGCTGTGCCTACAATAGCAATGTTTGCATCAATTGTTGTTTTAATTGTTGGATTCAACAAATATAGGTATAAAAAACCTATGGGAAGTGCTTTTACTAGATTTGCTCAAGTTATTGTGGTTTCTACAAGAAATCATTTTAGAGGTGTTGTGGTGGGAAATGAAAGTGAATTATATGAGATGAAGACCAAAGAGAGTGATATTTTTGGTGCTAGAAAGCTTCCTCACACTAAACAATACAG ATTTTTGGATAAAGCAGCAGTAGTAACAGACGTTGAAACAATCACCAACAATAAATGGAAATTATGCACAGTAACACAAGTTGAAGAATTCAAATCCTTTATAAGAATTCTTCCAATTTGGGCCTCAACAATTGCACTTTCAATTTCATTTGCTCAACTATCAACATTTTTCCTAACACAAGCCAACATTATGGACCGAAAACTCGGCCCACATTTCACGATCCCGGCGGGGTCCGTCCCGGTCTTCACCGCCCTCAACGGGCTCCTCCTCGTCCCGATATACGAGAAATTCGTTGTCCCATACCTCCGTTCCAAAACGGGGCACCAACGTGGCATCACGTCTTTGCAACGTATCGGGGTTGGCTTATTTGTGTCAATTTTTGCACTAATGTCTGCCGCGTTGGTTGAGAGAATGAGACGTTCAAACTCTGACCCTACTAAAGGATTGAGCGTATTTTGGTTATTTCCGCAATTTTTTCTAATTGGTACGGCTGAAGTTTTCTCATATGTAGGTCAATTGGAGTTTTTTTACGACGAAGCGACGGACGGTACGAGGAGTATAAGTAGTGCATTATTTTTGAGTGAAATTGGAATTGGGAGTTGGTTAAGTTCAGCCTTAGTGAAAATTATTGAAAGTATAACTGGTGGTGTAGAGGAAGGGTGGATTAGGAATAATCTTAATAAAAGTAAGCttgattatttttattggaTATTAACAGGAATAAACGGAGTGAATTTCTTGGTATATTTAATTGTTGCATGGAGGTACAAGGGGAGAAATTGTGAAAGAGGAACAATTAGAGATGAGTCTAATTTAATTGAACTTGATGTTCAATTCAAAAAGGAGAATGATACTGGGGAATTTTCTAGTATGGCCTCTTGA
- the LOC129881186 gene encoding B-box zinc finger protein 21-like gives MKIQCEGCNKKEAIVFCTADEAALCDDCDHRVHHVNKLASKHQRFSLLQPSPKQTPMCDICQERRGFLFCQQDRAIMCRECDLPIHKANEHTQKHNRYLLTGIKLSANSALYSSPSKSQSAISSVDSSVSNLKSQNPISKPVVTSNTKGAAAAVESVKVVKEKVGGCNNNGQLMNAVGGNNLTSSISEYLEMLPGCHVEDFLDCSTTNGYSENIGDEDMLSFWDTDLESQLSSFPPQNVGIWVPQAPPLPESKQETQTQLFTPSILNFGEQIGLKESREVTNIKSSRKWTDENSFAVPQIKPPSTSFKRSRNYW, from the exons atgaAGATTCAATGTGAAGGGTGTAACAAGAAGGAAGCCATTGTTTTTTGTACAGCAGATGAGGCTGCACTTTGTGATGATTGTGACCATCGTGTCCATCATGTCAATAAACTTGCTAGCAAACATCAACGTTTCTCACTTCTTCAACCATCTCCTAAACAAACCCCTATGTGTGACATCTGTCAG GAAAGGAGGGGTTTCTTGTTTTGTCAACAAGACAGAGCTATTATGTGTAGAGAGTGTGATCTTCCAATACACAAAGCAAATGAACACACTCAAAAACACAATAGATACCTTCTTACTGGTATAAAACTCTCAGCAAACTCTGCTCTCTACTCTTCTCCATCAAAATCACAATCAGCAATTTCCTCCGTCGATTCGTCTGTTTCAAATTTGAAGTCTCAGAACCCCATTAGTAAGCCTGTTGTTACTAGCAACACTAAGGGAGCAGCAGCAGCTGTGGAATCAGTGAAAGTTGTTAAGGAGAAAGTTGGTGGATGTAATAATAATGGGCAATTGATGAATGCAGTAGGGGGAAATAACTTAACAAGTAGTATATCAGAGTATTTAGAGATGTTGCCTGGTTGTCATGTTGAAGATTTTCTTGATTGTTCTACTACTAATGGTTACTCCGAG AATATTGGTGATGAGGATATGTTGTCATTTTGGGATACTGATCTTGAGAGTCAATTGAGTTCTTTTCCACCACAAAATGTTGGTATTTGGGTCCCTCAAGCCCCTCCTCTTCCAGAGTCAAAGCAGGAGACTCAGACCCAACTTTTTACTCCTTCAATTTTGAACTTTGGTGAGCAAATTGGGCTAAAAGAATCAAGAGAAGTTACTAACATCAAGTCCAGTAGAAAGTGGACAGATGAAAATTCATTTGCTGTCCCACAGATCAAGCCACCTTCCACTTCTTTCAAGAGATCAAGAAATTATTGGTAG